A portion of the Sulfuricurvum kujiense DSM 16994 genome contains these proteins:
- a CDS encoding DASS family sodium-coupled anion symporter, which yields MSLRVKHLYPVVLLGMFALTLWLTPPPLAISPKAWQLFTIFLTTIIAILGNVLPIIAASVIALAISVLFGVIEPVKAYAGFSESFILMIIAAFLVSHAVHKSGLGKRLSLHIIRRFGHSTLGLGYSLIATDILIAPAFPSNTARSGVLYPIVYGLAHDCGSKVGDNTQRRAGSYLMMTSMAGLTISSGLWLTAMAVNPVGVGIAETMGIHITFGSWLLYAIVPTLIAFALIPWMLYRIYPPELRSTPDAPQKAKEALEHMGRISRNEWITAGVFISMLTFWALSGVLGIDKAAVAFGGLGILMATRVFGVEDFRSQGEALSTLIWFAILFALSTQLAEMGFMGAVASHFTLYLVGLSWMWVYILLIAVYVLIHYLFVSQSAHLLALFGIFLAVGVGAGVPGELMAMMLLFATNFNATITPQGSSCNAIYLSSGYISAREIYIYGGAVTLLTFLVFMIIGTPWILALL from the coding sequence ATGTCACTCAGAGTCAAACACCTCTATCCTGTCGTATTGCTCGGAATGTTTGCCTTAACCCTGTGGCTTACTCCCCCGCCCCTCGCCATCAGCCCCAAAGCGTGGCAACTTTTTACGATTTTCCTGACAACTATTATAGCTATTTTAGGTAACGTGCTGCCCATCATCGCCGCATCGGTCATTGCCCTCGCGATCAGTGTCTTGTTCGGGGTCATTGAACCCGTAAAAGCGTATGCGGGATTTTCGGAAAGTTTTATATTGATGATCATTGCGGCTTTTTTAGTCTCACATGCCGTCCATAAATCGGGATTAGGCAAACGACTTTCGCTTCACATTATCCGCCGTTTCGGCCACTCCACCCTCGGTCTGGGATACAGTCTCATCGCTACCGATATCCTGATCGCCCCCGCTTTTCCGAGCAATACTGCCCGAAGCGGTGTCCTTTACCCTATCGTCTACGGTCTGGCGCACGACTGCGGCTCAAAGGTGGGAGATAATACCCAGCGGCGTGCGGGAAGCTACCTGATGATGACCTCTATGGCAGGGCTTACGATCTCATCGGGCCTTTGGCTCACCGCCATGGCGGTTAATCCCGTCGGTGTCGGAATCGCCGAAACGATGGGGATCCATATCACATTCGGAAGCTGGCTTTTGTATGCTATTGTCCCGACGCTGATCGCTTTTGCCCTGATCCCCTGGATGCTGTACCGCATCTATCCCCCCGAACTTCGTTCAACTCCCGATGCGCCTCAAAAAGCCAAAGAGGCGTTAGAACATATGGGGAGAATCAGCCGCAACGAGTGGATTACGGCCGGAGTTTTTATCTCGATGCTGACTTTCTGGGCCCTCTCAGGAGTTTTGGGAATCGATAAAGCCGCCGTCGCCTTCGGAGGGCTTGGAATTTTGATGGCGACACGCGTTTTCGGAGTCGAAGATTTTAGAAGCCAAGGCGAAGCGCTCAGTACCCTAATCTGGTTTGCCATCCTCTTTGCCCTCAGTACCCAGCTCGCCGAAATGGGATTTATGGGAGCCGTCGCCAGCCACTTTACCCTCTATCTCGTCGGGCTATCGTGGATGTGGGTTTACATACTTCTAATAGCCGTTTACGTATTAATCCATTATCTCTTCGTTTCGCAAAGCGCCCATCTTTTAGCTCTCTTCGGTATCTTTTTAGCCGTCGGTGTCGGCGCTGGGGTACCCGGAGAACTGATGGCGATGATGCTGCTGTTCGCTACCAATTTTAATGCCACCATCACACCGCAGGGCTCTTCGTGCAATGCGATCTATCTTAGCTCCGGCTATATCAGTGCCCGTGAAATCTATATCTACGGCGGTGCGGTAACCCTCCTCACCTTTCTGGTATTCATGATTATCGGAACACCCTGGATATTGGCGCTGCTATGA
- the grpE gene encoding nucleotide exchange factor GrpE, producing the protein MSNEVNEDVISDEQTSQNTGEEVIAESMNELETIQAELASFKDKYARVHADFDNIKKRLEREKYQALEYANEKFAKDLIPVVDSLGMAIGAAEIEAEPAVLLEKLKEGVELTMKQLLGVLEKHGVTPVDESEPFDPNIHNAVQRVDSPDHESGAIVNTFQKGFRYKERTLRDAMVVIAN; encoded by the coding sequence ATGTCTAACGAAGTAAATGAAGACGTGATCAGCGACGAGCAAACATCCCAAAATACGGGTGAAGAGGTCATTGCTGAGAGCATGAACGAATTAGAAACTATTCAGGCGGAATTGGCGTCTTTTAAAGATAAGTACGCTCGCGTACATGCCGATTTTGATAATATTAAAAAACGTCTCGAGCGGGAGAAATACCAAGCGCTGGAGTATGCAAACGAAAAATTTGCCAAAGATCTCATTCCGGTAGTCGATTCGCTAGGAATGGCGATCGGAGCGGCAGAGATCGAAGCAGAACCTGCGGTCCTTTTAGAGAAGCTCAAAGAGGGTGTTGAACTTACGATGAAACAGCTTCTCGGTGTTCTCGAAAAACACGGTGTAACTCCGGTAGATGAATCCGAGCCGTTCGATCCGAATATCCATAATGCGGTACAGCGTGTGGACAGTCCGGATCATGAGAGCGGCGCAATCGTGAATACTTTTCAAAAAGGGTTTCGATACAAAGAACGCACTCTTAGAGATGCGATGGTTGTAATCGCCAATTGA
- the dnaK gene encoding molecular chaperone DnaK: MSKVIGIDLGTTNSCVAVYEGGEAKIIPNKEGKNTTPSVVAFTDKGEILVGDPAKRQAITNPDKTIYSVKRIMGLMMNEEKAKEAHDKVTYKIVDKNGMAAVDVAGKVYTPQEISAKILSKLKADAESYLGQSVTDAVITVPAYFNDAQRKATKEAGTIAGLNVLRIINEPTASALAYGLDSKGDEKVLVYDLGGGTFDVTVLEISEGTFEVLSTDGNAFLGGDDFDNKIVDFLASEFKSDHGIDLKADKMALQRLKDAAENAKKELSSAEETEINLPFITADATGPKHLVVKLTRAKFEGMIDTLVKETISHIKTAMKDAGLSKNEINEIIMVGGSTRLPIAQKMVSDEFGGKTLNKGVNPDEVVAAGAAIQGGVLRGDVKDVLLLDVTPLSLGIETLGGIATKIIEKGTTIPVKKSQVFSTAEDNQPAVSISVVQGEREFARDNKSLGLFELNGIPAAPRGVPQIEVTFDIDANGILTVSSTDKGTGKSQSITISGSSGLSEEEINKMVQDAENHKAEDAKRKEIVDLRNQADALASQTEKSLKEMEDKIDASEKAAIESALEELKAVLKNTDASKEEIEAATKKLADASHKMAEQMYKQNEGGEAASSSAKKDDDVIDAEIE; this comes from the coding sequence ATGTCAAAAGTTATTGGTATCGATTTAGGAACAACAAACTCATGTGTTGCTGTCTATGAGGGCGGCGAAGCGAAAATTATCCCGAATAAAGAGGGAAAAAATACAACTCCTTCCGTTGTAGCGTTTACGGACAAAGGTGAAATTCTTGTCGGTGATCCTGCAAAACGTCAGGCGATCACAAACCCGGATAAAACGATCTACTCGGTCAAACGTATCATGGGTCTCATGATGAACGAAGAGAAAGCGAAAGAGGCGCACGATAAAGTTACCTATAAAATTGTTGATAAAAACGGTATGGCTGCGGTTGACGTAGCGGGTAAAGTGTATACCCCTCAAGAAATCTCTGCGAAAATCCTCTCTAAACTCAAAGCAGATGCAGAGTCATACTTGGGTCAATCAGTAACCGACGCAGTTATCACCGTTCCGGCGTACTTCAATGATGCTCAACGTAAAGCGACGAAAGAGGCGGGAACCATTGCTGGGTTGAACGTCCTTCGTATCATCAATGAGCCGACAGCGTCTGCATTGGCATACGGTTTGGATTCAAAAGGGGATGAAAAAGTTCTCGTTTACGATCTCGGGGGCGGAACATTCGACGTTACCGTTTTGGAAATCTCTGAAGGTACGTTTGAAGTTCTTTCAACCGATGGGAATGCGTTCCTCGGTGGGGATGACTTCGATAATAAAATCGTTGATTTCCTAGCATCTGAGTTCAAATCCGATCACGGTATCGATTTGAAAGCGGACAAAATGGCGCTTCAACGTCTTAAAGACGCGGCAGAAAATGCGAAAAAAGAGCTCTCTTCTGCGGAAGAGACAGAGATCAACCTTCCGTTTATCACGGCAGACGCGACCGGTCCTAAACACTTGGTTGTTAAATTGACCCGTGCAAAATTTGAAGGGATGATCGATACGCTCGTAAAAGAGACGATCAGCCACATCAAAACAGCGATGAAAGATGCCGGCCTTAGCAAAAACGAGATCAACGAAATCATTATGGTCGGGGGTTCAACACGTCTTCCGATCGCACAAAAAATGGTTTCAGATGAGTTCGGCGGCAAAACCCTCAACAAAGGGGTAAACCCGGATGAGGTCGTAGCAGCGGGTGCGGCGATCCAAGGTGGGGTATTACGCGGAGATGTTAAAGACGTCCTTTTGCTTGACGTTACACCGTTGTCACTCGGAATCGAAACGCTCGGCGGTATCGCTACAAAAATTATCGAAAAAGGGACCACTATTCCGGTTAAAAAATCGCAAGTGTTCTCGACTGCGGAAGATAACCAACCTGCGGTTTCTATCTCGGTTGTTCAAGGTGAGCGTGAGTTTGCCCGCGATAACAAATCTCTCGGTTTGTTTGAACTTAACGGTATCCCTGCGGCACCGCGCGGTGTACCTCAAATCGAGGTAACCTTTGACATCGATGCGAACGGTATCTTGACCGTTAGCTCGACCGACAAAGGAACCGGTAAATCTCAATCGATTACGATTTCAGGAAGTTCAGGACTTTCAGAAGAAGAGATCAACAAAATGGTTCAAGACGCTGAAAACCACAAAGCCGAAGATGCGAAACGCAAAGAGATCGTAGATCTTCGCAACCAAGCGGACGCTTTGGCGAGCCAAACTGAAAAATCTCTCAAAGAGATGGAAGATAAAATTGACGCATCAGAGAAAGCGGCGATCGAATCGGCTCTGGAAGAGCTTAAAGCGGTTCTCAAAAATACCGATGCGTCTAAAGAAGAGATCGAAGCGGCTACGAAAAAATTGGCCGATGCGAGCCACAAAATGGCTGAGCAAATGTACAAACAAAACGAAGGCGGCGAAGCAGCCTCTTCTTCTGCGAAAAAAGATGACGACGTCATCGACGCTGAAATCGAGTAA
- a CDS encoding type II toxin-antitoxin system RelE/ParE family toxin has product MIISFADQATSDIFNGIESKQARKALPMELWKSASRKLDQIDSVIMLDELKVPPGNRLEKLRGSRENQMSIRINDQYRICFTWSDTGAVNVEITDYHS; this is encoded by the coding sequence ATGATAATTTCGTTTGCGGATCAAGCTACATCGGATATATTTAACGGCATAGAGAGCAAACAAGCTCGTAAAGCTCTTCCGATGGAACTATGGAAAAGTGCATCTCGAAAACTTGATCAGATCGATTCGGTCATCATGTTGGATGAATTAAAGGTTCCCCCCGGAAATCGTCTCGAAAAACTGCGCGGGAGCAGAGAAAATCAAATGAGTATCCGTATCAACGATCAGTACCGTATCTGTTTTACATGGAGTGACACGGGTGCGGTAAATGTAGAAATAACCGATTATCACTCATAA
- a CDS encoding HigA family addiction module antitoxin, translating into MNIPTHRAPTHPGEMLLTEFLEPMGITQRTLADAIHVPYQRVNEIINQKRGITPATALRLAKYFGMSADFWLNLQIRWDLYRSMQSEAKEIEAIQPLAS; encoded by the coding sequence ATGAATATCCCAACCCACAGAGCACCTACCCATCCGGGTGAAATGCTCCTCACCGAGTTTTTAGAACCGATGGGGATAACGCAACGGACGTTAGCCGATGCGATTCATGTCCCCTATCAGCGTGTCAATGAGATCATCAATCAAAAGCGGGGGATTACTCCGGCTACGGCACTTCGCCTTGCAAAATATTTCGGGATGTCGGCGGATTTTTGGCTGAATCTCCAAATCCGATGGGATTTATATCGATCCATGCAGTCGGAAGCCAAAGAGATTGAAGCAATTCAGCCTTTGGCATCATAA
- a CDS encoding glutamate-5-semialdehyde dehydrogenase translates to MEHFLEKAKSASRVLATLSGSERNRILREMAEALRANTMNIIEANAIDMKKADVDNLSSSLKDRLMLDEKRINAMAVAIEEIAALKDPIGKVIEGWITETGLKIEKVSIPIGMIGIIYESRPNVTSDTAALCFKSSNGCVLKGGKEAEESNKIIADVLQQVLIRNDLPKELIALLPDSSREGVAKLIKMDRYVDLIVPRGGEALIRFVSQNASVPVVKHDKGQCHLYIDRDANIEDALKIAVNAKVQRPSACNSIETLLVDESIASAVLPMFKAVFDRENTQLKGCALTREIIEVSEASDEDFDTEYLANILNIRVVDGVDGAISHIVRFGSGHSESIITENITTAERFMESIDAAAVYVNASTRFTDGGEFGFGAEVGISTNKLHARGPMGVEGLTTYKYKVYGKGQIR, encoded by the coding sequence ATGGAACATTTTTTAGAAAAAGCCAAATCTGCCAGCCGTGTATTGGCAACTCTCAGCGGAAGCGAACGTAACCGAATCTTGCGTGAAATGGCCGAAGCGCTTCGTGCTAACACGATGAATATCATCGAAGCCAATGCGATCGATATGAAAAAAGCAGACGTTGACAACCTCTCCTCATCGCTTAAAGACCGTTTGATGCTGGATGAAAAACGTATCAATGCAATGGCAGTGGCGATCGAAGAGATCGCCGCACTGAAAGATCCGATCGGAAAAGTAATCGAAGGGTGGATTACCGAGACCGGACTCAAAATCGAGAAAGTGAGTATCCCGATCGGAATGATCGGCATCATTTATGAATCGCGTCCGAATGTCACCTCCGATACGGCGGCGCTCTGTTTTAAGAGTTCCAACGGATGTGTCCTCAAGGGGGGAAAAGAGGCGGAAGAGTCCAATAAGATTATTGCCGACGTATTGCAGCAGGTACTGATCCGAAATGACCTCCCGAAAGAACTGATTGCCTTGCTCCCTGATTCAAGCCGCGAAGGGGTGGCTAAGTTGATCAAGATGGATCGCTACGTCGATCTGATCGTTCCGCGTGGCGGAGAGGCATTGATACGGTTTGTCAGCCAAAATGCGAGTGTTCCGGTGGTCAAACACGACAAAGGGCAATGCCATCTCTATATCGATAGAGATGCGAATATCGAGGATGCTTTGAAAATTGCGGTGAACGCAAAAGTACAGCGTCCTTCTGCTTGTAATTCAATTGAGACGCTGTTGGTGGATGAGAGTATCGCGAGTGCTGTTCTTCCGATGTTCAAAGCAGTATTTGATCGGGAAAATACCCAGCTTAAAGGATGTGCATTAACCCGTGAAATCATCGAGGTCTCTGAAGCGAGTGATGAAGATTTTGATACCGAGTATTTGGCGAATATTCTCAATATACGTGTCGTAGACGGAGTTGACGGAGCGATCAGCCATATCGTCCGCTTCGGTTCAGGGCACTCCGAATCGATCATTACCGAAAACATTACAACGGCGGAACGGTTTATGGAGAGTATTGATGCCGCCGCCGTTTACGTCAACGCATCGACCCGTTTTACAGACGGCGGAGAATTCGGATTCGGTGCAGAGGTCGGGATCAGCACCAACAAACTCCACGCACGCGGACCGATGGGTGTCGAGGGTTTAACCACCTATAAGTACAAAGTGTACGGCAAAGGTCAAATTCGTTGA
- a CDS encoding ATP-binding cassette domain-containing protein: MNTVLDIENISFGYTKDILLFDNFSLSLKAGEIKAIVGPSGVGKSTLFELILGHRKPLSGFIRSSSFSQVFQDPYSSFHPTYTVREQIKEVTSMEGYELLLEKMGLEEAFLDSLPHKLSGGQLQRCSILRALLMKPKLLLLDEPTSALDNLNQLDIMKLIVDNLEGMGVLLITHDGDLAAWCADEIVTLS; this comes from the coding sequence TTGAACACCGTTTTAGATATTGAAAATATATCTTTTGGATATACTAAAGATATATTATTATTCGATAACTTTTCACTCTCTCTTAAGGCGGGGGAGATAAAAGCGATAGTGGGACCGAGCGGTGTCGGAAAATCGACGCTGTTTGAACTCATTTTAGGACATCGTAAACCCTTATCGGGCTTTATCCGATCATCATCCTTCTCTCAGGTCTTTCAAGACCCCTACAGCTCGTTTCACCCCACCTACACCGTGCGTGAACAGATCAAAGAAGTAACGTCGATGGAAGGGTATGAATTGTTGCTGGAAAAGATGGGGCTGGAAGAGGCTTTTTTGGATTCCCTTCCCCATAAACTCTCGGGCGGTCAGCTGCAGCGGTGCTCTATATTACGGGCGTTGCTGATGAAGCCGAAACTGCTTCTTTTAGACGAGCCGACTTCGGCACTGGATAATCTAAACCAACTCGATATTATGAAACTGATTGTGGATAATCTTGAGGGGATGGGGGTACTGCTGATCACCCATGACGGAGATCTGGCAGCTTGGTGCGCCGATGAGATTGTGACGCTTAGCTGA
- a CDS encoding lysophospholipid acyltransferase family protein, with protein sequence MIFARIKWLYAVIVIFTGMTLMITTFYLLPKPYAVKFSAWFIRFLVFIPVEVRGNPDPDAQMFLINHQSDIDIGVMETITDKDLAWVAKKELFNVPFFGLVVRLPKDIALERESKTSLVKLIKECKDRLDHGRVITIFPEGTRTESGKMKPFKAGAKMVADKFNLKVQPVVLVATAWHFSNKRKDFKPGTITAIYLDSFVADKSNPEWLNETHDAMQHAYDEALSNLPKYHKRRIS encoded by the coding sequence GTGATCTTTGCTCGAATTAAGTGGCTTTATGCCGTAATCGTCATCTTTACCGGGATGACGCTGATGATCACAACGTTTTATCTTCTCCCGAAACCCTATGCCGTGAAGTTTTCGGCCTGGTTTATCCGTTTTCTCGTTTTTATCCCTGTAGAGGTTAGAGGGAACCCCGATCCAGACGCACAGATGTTTCTTATCAACCACCAAAGTGATATCGATATCGGTGTCATGGAGACGATTACCGACAAAGATTTAGCATGGGTCGCTAAAAAAGAGTTGTTCAATGTCCCATTCTTCGGACTGGTCGTACGCTTGCCGAAAGATATCGCTTTAGAGCGGGAAAGCAAAACTTCCCTTGTCAAGCTGATCAAAGAGTGTAAAGATCGACTCGATCACGGACGCGTCATTACCATCTTTCCGGAGGGAACCCGCACCGAGAGTGGTAAAATGAAGCCGTTCAAAGCGGGAGCCAAAATGGTGGCAGACAAGTTTAATCTCAAAGTGCAGCCTGTCGTTTTGGTTGCGACCGCATGGCATTTCAGCAATAAACGCAAAGATTTTAAGCCCGGCACCATCACCGCGATATATCTTGATTCTTTTGTCGCCGATAAGAGTAATCCCGAGTGGTTGAACGAAACTCACGATGCAATGCAGCACGCCTATGACGAGGCACTCTCAAATCTTCCTAAATATCACAAGCGGCGTATCAGCTAA
- the purQ gene encoding phosphoribosylformylglycinamidine synthase subunit PurQ: MKVGIIQFPGTNCEYDTQHAFAALGCETQILWHKEDTIPSDMDLVVAAGGFSYGDYLRSGAIAKMSPIMKALKVYAENGGKVLGICNGFQVLTETGLLPGALKRNEGLHFISRHHHLKVINNDNIFLRHCNVDQVLNIPIAHHDGNFYIDEHGLQELYANGQVLLKYTDEKGNIDNPNGSVDSIAGICNKSKNVFGLMPHPERAMETLLGSDDGKAMLEGFINA; this comes from the coding sequence ATGAAAGTCGGCATCATCCAATTTCCGGGAACCAACTGTGAATACGATACCCAGCATGCGTTTGCCGCATTAGGGTGCGAAACACAAATTCTTTGGCACAAAGAGGATACTATCCCTTCCGATATGGACTTGGTAGTAGCCGCAGGCGGATTCAGCTACGGAGATTACCTTCGCAGCGGTGCCATTGCCAAAATGTCTCCGATCATGAAAGCCCTTAAAGTCTATGCAGAGAACGGCGGAAAAGTCTTAGGAATCTGTAACGGATTTCAGGTATTGACCGAAACCGGTCTTCTTCCGGGTGCATTGAAACGTAATGAAGGGCTTCACTTCATTTCACGCCATCACCATCTCAAAGTCATTAACAACGATAATATTTTTCTTCGCCATTGCAACGTTGATCAGGTTCTAAACATCCCTATCGCGCATCACGACGGGAATTTTTACATTGATGAGCACGGTTTGCAAGAGCTGTATGCGAATGGCCAGGTATTGCTTAAATATACTGACGAAAAAGGGAACATCGATAATCCGAACGGTTCTGTCGACAGTATTGCCGGTATCTGTAACAAAAGCAAAAACGTTTTCGGTTTAATGCCTCATCCGGAACGCGCTATGGAAACTCTTTTAGGCTCGGATGACGGCAAAGCGATGTTAGAGGGGTTTATAAACGCTTGA
- the purS gene encoding phosphoribosylformylglycinamidine synthase subunit PurS, which yields MKAIVNVFLKNGVLDSQGKAVQHALSGHGFETVKDVRVGKQIIIEMNENDADAAKEKVAHMCEELLANTVIEDYEIEIQA from the coding sequence ATGAAAGCAATCGTAAACGTATTTTTGAAAAACGGAGTCTTGGACTCTCAAGGTAAAGCGGTACAGCATGCACTCTCCGGTCACGGATTCGAAACTGTCAAAGACGTACGTGTAGGCAAACAAATCATTATCGAGATGAATGAAAACGATGCAGATGCGGCAAAAGAGAAAGTAGCACATATGTGTGAAGAGCTTTTGGCCAATACTGTCATCGAAGATTACGAGATCGAGATCCAAGCATGA